A section of the Alphaproteobacteria bacterium GM7ARS4 genome encodes:
- the rplK gene encoding 50S ribosomal protein L11, whose amino-acid sequence MAPSKKKTKEVVGTLRLQIPAGQANPSPPVGPALGQKGLNIMEFCKAFNDRTKMMEAGSPIPVVISIYKDKSFSFDMRSPPASYMIKKALSLGKGSATAGRGSSVASIDMETLRSIAETKKDDLNAYDVEEAVRIIAGTARSMGVQVKN is encoded by the coding sequence ATGGCGCCAAGCAAGAAAAAAACAAAAGAAGTCGTCGGGACCTTGCGCCTACAAATCCCTGCTGGACAAGCCAATCCTTCACCACCCGTTGGCCCTGCCTTAGGGCAAAAGGGGTTGAACATCATGGAGTTTTGCAAAGCGTTCAACGACAGAACAAAAATGATGGAGGCTGGCTCTCCCATTCCTGTCGTCATTTCTATCTATAAGGACAAGAGTTTTTCCTTTGACATGCGTTCGCCGCCAGCGTCATATATGATCAAGAAGGCGCTGAGTCTTGGTAAAGGCAGTGCGACAGCAGGACGTGGGAGCAGTGTGGCGTCCATCGATATGGAGACATTGCGCTCTATTGCCGAGACAAAAAAGGACGACCTCAACGCCTATGATGTAGAGGAGGCGGTGCGCATCATTGCTGGCACGGCTCGTTCTATGGGCGTCCAAGTCAAAAATTAA
- a CDS encoding 50S ribosomal protein L1 — translation MARLSKRRKNIMKEHREGALYPLADAIQVVTRCATARFDESIDVAVHLGVDPKRSEQNVRGALVLPHGSGKNVRVGVFCSEAKQDEAKKAGADIVGGVELVEAILSGGALGFDRCVATPDMMPEVGKLGRILGPRGLMPNPKLGNVTDNVGKVVKDMKGGQVSFKTEKNAIVHTSVGRASFTPKALEDNVQALVDALRKAKPSGVKGQYIKRMSMSSSMGLGVAISVSSIGTGRGT, via the coding sequence ATGGCACGACTAAGCAAAAGACGTAAAAACATCATGAAAGAACATCGTGAGGGCGCGCTGTATCCCTTGGCGGACGCTATTCAGGTCGTCACACGTTGTGCCACGGCGCGATTTGATGAGAGTATTGATGTAGCTGTGCATTTAGGTGTGGACCCAAAACGTTCGGAGCAGAACGTGCGTGGTGCTCTTGTGCTTCCTCATGGGAGCGGGAAGAATGTGCGAGTCGGTGTTTTTTGCTCTGAGGCAAAGCAAGACGAGGCAAAAAAGGCAGGAGCGGATATTGTCGGAGGCGTCGAGCTCGTTGAAGCCATTCTCTCTGGTGGTGCTTTAGGGTTTGATAGATGTGTTGCCACCCCTGATATGATGCCAGAGGTTGGCAAACTAGGGCGTATCTTGGGACCAAGGGGGCTTATGCCAAACCCTAAATTGGGCAATGTCACAGACAATGTCGGAAAAGTCGTCAAAGATATGAAGGGAGGGCAGGTCTCTTTTAAGACAGAAAAAAATGCTATCGTCCATACGTCTGTGGGACGCGCTAGTTTTACGCCAAAAGCGCTAGAGGACAATGTTCAGGCGCTGGTCGATGCGTTACGCAAGGCAAAGCCCTCAGGCGTCAAAGGACAATACATCAAGCGTATGAGCATGAGTTCATCCATGGGCCTAGGGGTTGCTATTTCTGTCTCCTCCATAGGCACTGGACGTGGCACATAG
- a CDS encoding 50S ribosomal protein L10, whose amino-acid sequence MTTRMQKEKMVEDVKSLAERHALMVVFERGALTVAQTEALRKDLRKEKGTLKVVKNRLMAYCFEDTRDEDKTALMGMFHGQTCIAFSEDAVSAARIVYDFAKEHEGTIVVRGGLCDGIMIDTEAVSQLATMPPLDVVHSRIVGMLQTVGAQLARLLKEPQRRIAHVISAQSSSQDS is encoded by the coding sequence ATGACGACGCGTATGCAGAAGGAAAAGATGGTAGAAGACGTCAAAAGCCTTGCCGAACGCCATGCCTTGATGGTTGTTTTTGAGCGGGGTGCTCTCACGGTGGCACAAACGGAGGCGTTGCGTAAGGACTTGCGTAAAGAAAAAGGGACATTAAAGGTTGTAAAAAATCGCTTGATGGCCTATTGCTTCGAGGATACAAGAGACGAGGATAAGACAGCTCTTATGGGGATGTTTCATGGTCAAACATGCATTGCCTTTTCTGAGGACGCGGTCAGTGCGGCGAGGATTGTCTATGATTTTGCGAAGGAGCATGAGGGGACGATTGTTGTTCGTGGAGGACTTTGTGATGGTATCATGATTGACACGGAGGCGGTGAGCCAGTTGGCGACGATGCCGCCTTTAGATGTTGTGCACTCTCGAATTGTTGGGATGTTGCAGACGGTGGGGGCGCAGTTGGCGCGTTTACTGAAAGAACCTCAGAGGCGCATTGCGCACGTCATATCCGCCCAGTCTTCGTCACAGGATTCTTAA
- the rplL gene encoding 50S ribosomal protein L7/L12 translates to MADLGKIVDDLSKLSVVEAAELSKMLEEKWGVSAAAPVAVASSGAVAGAVAEESEEEKVFTVVLKAAGDKKINVIKEVRSITELGLKEAKDLVDGAPKPVKEGIEKAEAEDIKKKLEAAGATVELT, encoded by the coding sequence ATGGCAGATTTAGGCAAGATCGTTGATGATTTATCGAAATTGAGTGTGGTGGAAGCCGCAGAATTGAGTAAGATGCTCGAGGAGAAGTGGGGTGTGAGTGCGGCGGCCCCTGTCGCCGTTGCGAGCAGTGGTGCTGTGGCAGGTGCTGTGGCAGAGGAAAGTGAAGAGGAAAAAGTCTTCACCGTTGTGCTGAAAGCGGCTGGTGATAAAAAAATTAACGTTATTAAGGAGGTGCGTTCCATTACAGAGTTAGGCCTCAAGGAGGCGAAAGACTTGGTGGATGGGGCCCCTAAACCAGTCAAGGAGGGTATTGAAAAGGCGGAAGCGGAAGATATCAAAAAGAAGCTAGAAGCAGCAGGTGCAACGGTGGAGCTCACGTAG